The following proteins are encoded in a genomic region of Anticarsia gemmatalis isolate Benzon Research Colony breed Stoneville strain chromosome 17, ilAntGemm2 primary, whole genome shotgun sequence:
- the LOC142980087 gene encoding uncharacterized protein LOC142980087, whose translation MNKIHFLRLMNRTRPFYGNYDKCSGLLQQLAKRSYSAEVRSPKKDTERFRDAWPSVINSLLTSPRVAQLPEVGDWMKKVIEHNVSGGKLTRGCTTMIAYEMMEKPENITEEYIYLSKVLGWCIEMIQGYFCILDDVMDSSSTRRGSPCWHVLPDVGMGALNDSVLMSSSIMQIIETHFFDTPHYADIVRVINESILLTSMGQHLDWAISHRKKGDYSQFTIKKYEEIAQYKASYYTFRLPTMLALTLVKDLEEKGLYVNLEEIFILIGKLYQTQDDYIDCFGDETLTGKAGTDIQEGRCNWFAATALEKCNEEQKQIFVKHYGSKDPGDVARIKKLYEDLCIPELYKLKEIEIHDEITRRIRALPSEKTQNYLFVLLNSIYKRDR comes from the exons ATGAATAAGATACATTTTCTTCGGCTCATGAACAGAACGCGCCCATTTTACGGGAACTACGACAAATGTTCGGG cCTGTTACAGCAATTAGCGAAGAGGTCTTATTCAGCAGAAGTAAGGTCTCCAAAAAAAGACACAGAAAGGTTTCGTGACGCGTGGCCCAGTGTCATTAACAGCCTGTTAACCAGCCCTAGAGTGGCACAGTTGCCTGAAGTTGGAGATTGGATGAAAAAG GTAATAGAACATAATGTAAGTGGTGGTAAACTGACAAGAGGATGTACGACCATGATTGCATATGAGATGATGGAGAAACCAGAGAATATTACtgaagaatatatttatttatctaaagttCTTGGATGGTGTATAGAAATG ATTCAAGGTTACTTCTGTATATTGGACGACGTAATGGACAGTTCGTCGACGCGCCGAGGGTCCCCCTGCTGGCACGTCCTGCCTGATGTCGGTATGGGAGCTTTGAACGATTCCGTACTCATGTCGAGTTCTATAATGCAGATCATTGAGACACATTTCTTCGATACACCACATTATGCTGATATCGTACGAGTCATAAATGAG agtATTCTACTGACGTCCATGGGACAACACCTTGACTGGGCGATCTCCCACCGGAAAAAGGGCGACTATAGTCAGTTCACAATAAAGAAATACGAAGAAATCGCACAGTACAAAGCTAGCTATTACACATTCCGACTGCCCACAATGTTAGCACTTACTTTAGTAAAAGATTTGGAAGAAAAAGGACTGTATGTCAATTTGgaagagatatttattttgattggaAAGCTTTACCAAACACAG gacGACTACATTGACTGTTTCGGCGACGAGACACTAACTGGTAAAGCGGGCACGGATATTCAAGAAGGCAGGTGTAACTGGTTTGCAGCGACTGCCTTAGAAAAATGTAACGAAGAACAAAAGCAAATCTTCGTGAAACACTATGGTAGCAAAGACCCCGGCGACGTAGCACGAATTAAGAAGTTGTATGAAGATCTCTGTATACCAGAGTTGTATAAACTCAAAGAGATAGAAATTCATGACGAAATTACACGTCGGATACGAGCACTTCCCTCCGAAAAAACgcaaaattacttatttgtacTGTTAAACAGCATTTATAAAAGGGACCGTTAA
- the LOC142980277 gene encoding uncharacterized protein LOC142980277, producing MNTCRRFTANSLIISRKVTLTMKKLPERPISSINSTSSNFDMAKEKTGLLHALPAVIDEFANNPKFVDIPVAKDWVKKVLKGTLLGGKFSRGLTTVMAYKMVEKPENMTDETVRLARTLGWCTEIFQAYCTVLDDIMDGSQTRRGRPCWYLRDGVGVPHALNDSILIYSALHQILRDNFGNSPFYVQLYQTFNEILIHTSIGQFLDLTGSERPLNYDFFTRKNYEDIIINKSAYYTYQLPVSIGLMLADHLTEESLQNCKDMSIMIGMLFQIQDDYIDCFGDEKVTGKIGSDIQEGKCTWLAVNALPRCSAKERIVFTACYGSEEPAHVERIQQLYIRLQIPELYKKEQQKLYSQIVQKIENISSDVERELYKKLLDMTYQLYT from the exons ATGAATACTTGCAGAAGATTTACAGCCAACAGTTTGATAATCAGCCGAAAAGTTACTTTAACTATGAAGAAGCTGCCTGAAAG ACCCATATCTAGTATAAATTCTACCTCATCAAATTTTGATATGGCCAAAGAAAAGACGGGGCTCTTACATGCCCTACCAGCAGTCATTGATGAGTTTGCAAATAATCCTAAATTTGTTGATATACCGGTAGCCAAAGATTGGGTAAAAAAG gttttaaaaGGAACATTATTGGGCGGCAAATTTTCCAGAGGGCTAACCACAGTTATGGCCTACAAAATGGTGGAAAAGCCAGAGAACATGACAGATGAAACAGTACGTCTCGCTCGAACATTGGGATGGTGTACTGAAATT TTTCAGGCATACTGTACGGTACTGGACGACATCATGGACGGTTCCCAGACCCGCCGCGGTAGACCCTGCTGGTACCTCAGAGATGGCGTCGGTGTTCCTCATGCCCTCAACGACTCTATCCTCATCTACAGCGCCCTGCACCAAATATTAAGAGACAACTTTGGAAATTCGCCCTTCTACGTTCAACTTTATCAAACTTTCAATGAG attttaatCCATACTAGCATTGGACAGTTCTTGGACCTCACAGGATCAGAACGTCCATTGAACTACGACTTCTTTACAAGAAAAAACTATGAAGATATCATAATAAACAAGTCTGCTTATTATACATATCAACTGCCGGTTAGTATCGGTTTGAtgctggccgatcacttaactGAAGAAAGCCTGCAAAACTGTAAAGATATGTCAATAATGATTGGAATGCTGTTTCAAATACAG gaCGACTATATTGATTGTTTTGGTGACGAAAAAGTAACTGGCAAAATAGGTTCTGACATCCAAGAGGGCAAATgcacttggttggctgttaaCGCTCTTCCACGCTGCAGTGCTAAGGAACGTATTGTATTTACCGCATGCTATGGAAGCGAGGAGCCGGCTCATGTGGAGCGCATCCAACAACTTTACATTCGACTTCAAATCCCCGAACTGTACAAGAAGGAGCAACAGAAATTATATAGCCAGATCGTACAAaagatagaaaatatttcttctgACGTTGAACGAGAGCTCTATAAAAAGCTTCTTGATATGACCTACCAACTTTATACGtag
- the LOC142980276 gene encoding uncharacterized protein LOC142980276, producing the protein MNTCRRFTANSLIISRKVTLTMKKLPERPISSINSTSSNFDMAKEKTGLLHALPAVIDEFANNPKFVDIPVAKDWVKKVLKGTLLGGKFSRGLTTVMAYKMVEKPENMTDETVRLARTLGWCTEIFQAYCTVLDDIMDGSQTRRGRPCWYLRDGVGVPHALNDSILIYSALHQILRDNFENSPFYVQLYQTFNEILIHTSIGQFLDITGSERPLNYDFFTRKNYEDIIINKSAYYTYQLPVSIGLMLADHLTEESLQNCKDMSIMIGMLFQIQDDYIDCFGDEKVTGKIGSDIQEGKCTWLAVNALPRCSAKERIIFTACYGSEEPAHVERIQQLYIRLQIPELYKKEQQKLYSQIVQKIENIPSDVERELYKKLLDMTYQLYM; encoded by the exons ATGAATACTTGCAGAAGATTTACAGCCAACAGTTTGATAATCAGCCGAAAAGTTACGTTAACGATGAAAAAGCTGCCtgaaag ACCCATCTCTAGTATAAATTCTACCTCATCAAATTTTGACATGGCCAAAGAAAAGACGGGGCTTTTGCATGCCCTACCAGCAGTCATAGATGAGTTTGCAAATAATCCTAAATTTGTTGATATACCGGTCGCCAAAGATTGGGTAAAAAAG GTTTTAAAAGGAACATTATTAGGCGGCAAATTTTCCAGAGGGCTAACCACAGTTATGGCCTACAAAATGGTAGAGAAGCCAGAGAACATGACAGATGAAACAGTACGTCTCGCTCGAACTTTGGGATGGTGCACTGAAATT TTTCAGGCATACTGTACGGTACTGGACGACATCATGGACGGTTCCCAGACCCGCCGCGGTAGACCCTGCTGGTACCTCAGAGATGGTGTCGGTGTTCCTCATGCCCTTAATGACTCTATCCTCATCTACAGCGCGTTGCACCAAATACTAAGAGACAACTTTGAGAATTCGCCCTTCTACGTTCAACTTTATCAAACTTTCAATGAG attttaatCCATACTAGCATTGGACAGTTCTTGGACATCACAGGATCAGAACGTCCACTGAACTACGActtttttacaagaaaaaactATGAAGATATCATAATAAACAAGTCTGCTTATTATACATATCAACTGCCGGTTAGTATCGGTTTGAtgctggccgatcacttaactGAAGAAAGCCTGCAAAACTGTAAAGATATGTCAATAATGATTGGAATGCTGTTTCAAATACAG gatGATTATATTGATTGTTTTGGTGACGAAAAAGTTACTGGCAAAATAGGTTCTGACATCCAAGAGGGCAAATgcacttggttggctgttaaCGCACTTCCACGCTGCAGTGCTAAGGAACGTATTATATTTACCGCATGCTATGGCAGTGAGGAGCCGGCTCATGTGGAGCGCATCCAGCAACTGTACATTCGACTTCAAATCCCCGAACTGTATAAAAAGGAGCAACAGAAACTATATAGCCAGATCGTACAAAAGATAGAAAATATTCCTTCTGACGTTGAACGAGAGCTCTACAAAAAACTTCTTGATATGACCTACCAACTTTATATGTAG
- the LOC142980275 gene encoding farnesyl pyrophosphate synthase-like, which yields MFSTRKSLDKILQAYKKEIRRQISKTTSVTNSDAMAPRLDQPASKSPQNDDVGLPKKLLKLQKYHRYLSTLTPQEMPMATRGLAVSKDQSREFMACFPDIVRDLTETGKHIDVPEASKWLAKLLQYNVPNGKKNRGLATVLAYKMLEKRDNLTPENVHLANMMGWCVEMFHTHQLLLNDIMEGTEMRRGAPCWYRRPDVGLSGVNDASLVQSAMFSTLKRHFTNKPYYKNVLETFNVMLLKCSIGHYLEKLMLKTDKPDLSQFTMEKYEAITKYKTSYHTFQMPVTLALLMAGVDDPETHRQAKTILLEMGEFFQIQDDFLDCFGDPAVTGKSGTDIQDGKCTWLAVVALQRASPKQRQFMEENYGSSDPAAVAKIKDLYEELQLPHTYSVFEEATYDLLRTQIQQVTRGLPHDLFFKILDNIFRRSI from the exons ATGTTTTCGACAAGGAAAAGTTTGGATAAGATCCTGCAGGCGTACAAGAAAGAAATTCGCCGACAAATCAGCAAGACGACCAGTGTGACCAACTCCGATGCCATGGCCCCGAGGTTGGACCAGCCTGCGTCCAAGTCTCCCCAGAACGACGACGTGGGCCTGCCCAAGAAGCTTTTGAAGTTGCAAAAATATCACAG ATACCTGTCAACCCTGACACCTCAGGAAATGCCGATGGCTACCCGCGGACTGGCCGTGTCGAAGGACCAGTCCCGGGAGTTCATGGCTTGCTTTCCGGACATCGTGAGGGACCTCACTGAGACTGGCAAGCACATTGATGTGCCAGAAGCCAGCAAGTGGTTGGCTAAG CTGTTGCAATACAATGTGCCGAACGGTAAAAAGAATCGCGGTCTAGCGACAGTCCTGGCCTACAAAATGTTGGAGAAGAGAGACAATCTAACGCCTGAGAACGTACATCTCGCGAACATGATGGGATGGTGCGTGGAAATG TTCCACACTCACCAACTGTTGTTGAACGACATCATGGAAGGCACAGAGATGCGGCGCGGGGCTCCCTGCTGGTACAGGCGCCCTGACGTCGGCCTCAGCGGCGTCAACGATGCATCCCTCGTACAGTCAGCCATGTTCTCCACCCTCAAGAGACACTTCACCAACAAACCTTACTACAAGAATGTGCTGGAAACCTTCAATGTG ATGTTGCTGAAATGCTCCATCGGACATTACTTAGAGAAGCTGATGTTGAAGACTGATAAACCAGACTTGTCACAATTCACTATGGAGAAATATGAAGCTATCACAAAATACAAGACTTCATACCACACTTTCCAAATGCCTGTTACTTTAGCTTTACTGATGGCGGGAGTTGACGACCCAGAAACACATAGACAAGCCAAGACTATTCTTCTAGAAATGGGAGAATTCTTCCAAATTCAA GATGATTTCTTAGATTGCTTCGGTGATCCAGCTGTCACTGGCAAAAGCGGAACAGACATTCAAGATGGAAAATGCACATGGTTGGCAGTAGTTGCACTACAAAGGGCGAGTCCCAAACAAAGGCAATTCATGGAGGAGAACTATGGCAGCTCAGATCCCGCCGCAGTGGCCAAAATAAAGGATCTGTACGAAGAACTTCAACTCCCCCACACATACTCAGTGTTTGAAGAGGCTACTTATGATCTCCTTAGGACTCAAATCCAACAGGTCACCAGAGGACTGCCACATGACCTGTTCTTCAAAATCTTAGATAACATCTTCAGGCGAAGCATCTAA